In one Vanessa tameamea isolate UH-Manoa-2023 chromosome 10, ilVanTame1 primary haplotype, whole genome shotgun sequence genomic region, the following are encoded:
- the LOC113391824 gene encoding juvenile hormone acid O-methyltransferase, with protein MNNAELYQKSNTLQKRDALQCLEEYAKKIKWKNDGDTVIDIGCGDGSVTTSVLKKFIPNNCKRLVGCDISEKMVQFANEHHASDHTSFTVLDIEGDLPNELRGNFDHAFSFYTLHWIKHQETAFSNIHSMLAKGGDCLLIFLGHMPVFDVYRILARTARWSFWLKDVDRFVSPYHDCQDPEKEIKRMMISIGFTAVEVKCTEKSFIYTSLEAVKRAVTAVNPFKIPKEMQEDFLDDYVKIVRDMQLIDHVNNNLNGPVSVRTNYNLIIAYGKK; from the exons atgaataatgccGAACTATATCAGAAAAGCAATACTTTACAAAAAAGGGATGCCCTTCAATGTTTAGAAGAGTAtgcgaaaaaaattaaatggaaaaACGACGGAGATACGGTTATAGATATAGGTTGCGGAGATGGAAGTGTGACGACGAGTGTCCTGAAAAAGTTTATACCCAATAATTGTAAGAGGCTTGTAGGTTGTGACATTAGCGAAAAAATGGTCCAATTCGCTAATGAGCACCATGCGAGTGACCACACCAGCTTCACGGTCCTGGATATTGAGGGTGACTTGCCGAATGAGCTTCGAGGAAATTTTGATCACGCATTTTCGTTTTACACCTTGCACTGGATAAAACATCAAGA AACAgcattttcaaatatacatagTATGCTGGCAAAGGGAGGTGATTGTCTCTTAATATTCCTGGGCCATATGCCGGTATTCGACGTGTACCGCATACTGGCTCGCACCGCAAGATGGAGCTTTTGGCTGAAAGATGTCGATCGCTTCGTATCGCCATACCATGACTGTCag gatcctgaaaaagaaattaaaagaatGATGATCTCTATCGGATTCACTGCGGTGGAAGTCAAATGCACAGAAAAGTCATTCATCTACACCAGCCTTGAAGCTGTTAAAA GGGCTGTAACAGCAGTTAATCCTTTTAAAATACCAAAAGAAATGCAGGAAGATTTTCTCGATGACTACGTTAAAATAGTTCGCGACATGCAACTTATTGAccacgttaataataatttaaatgggcCGGTCAGCGTCAGAACTAACTACAACCTGATCATAGCCTATGGAAAAAAGTAG
- the LOC113398298 gene encoding uncharacterized protein LOC113398298 has product MLNLFAKDFNNFGPYDLNWAKYELCRGPRSHNSTSVFTNLTEIGDNLIAYFNITYLEETKIEDIKITVYSLKSNTKSVLWTYKVTDPCKHFSFGGVIKVVFKTPNCVVNKGSYYVYLNLKEISATFLGSSFFYGEYLLKTVITSKNGNILCMIVIDRFSKKT; this is encoded by the exons atgttaaatttatttgcaaaggatttcaataatttt GGTCCATACGATTTAAACTGGGCTAAATATGAGTTGTGTAGAGGACCTAGATCACATAATTCTACTTCAGTGTTCACAAATTTGACTGAGATAGGTGATAATCTGattgcttattttaatattacttatttagaaGAGACTAAAATTGAAGAT ATCAAAATAACGGTTTATTCGTTGAAGAGTAATACTAAAAGTGTACTATGGACGTATAAAGTAACAGATCCTTGCAAGCACTTTTCATTCGGTGGTGTCATTAAAGTTGTGTTTAAAACTCCTAACTGCGTTGTTAATAAG GGCTCTTATTATGTTTATCttaatttgaaagaaattaGTGCCACTTTTTTGGGATCGTCTTTTTTCTATGGAGAATACCTGTTAAAGACTGTTATTACTTctaaaaatggaaatattttgtgCATGATTGTTATTGATAGATTTTCAAAGAAAACTTAA